The Chitinivorax sp. PXF-14 genome has a segment encoding these proteins:
- a CDS encoding high-potential iron-sulfur protein, translated as MTTRRTFLLCWLPVAGVALSGRLQAAPPADALDEHDAKAESLGYRHDASLVDKDKFPAYSPGQTCDTCQVFLGDGASEWGGCPIFPGKRVNAKGWCSAYQ; from the coding sequence ATGACCACACGTCGTACCTTTCTGCTCTGCTGGCTGCCCGTCGCCGGGGTTGCCCTGTCCGGCAGGCTGCAGGCTGCGCCCCCTGCCGATGCGCTGGACGAGCACGACGCCAAGGCCGAATCGCTCGGCTACCGCCACGATGCGAGCCTGGTGGACAAGGACAAATTCCCGGCCTATTCGCCAGGCCAGACTTGCGATACCTGCCAGGTTTTTCTCGGTGATGGCGCTTCGGAGTGGGGCGGCTGCCCGATCTTCCCCGGCAAGCGCGTCAACGCCAAGGGTTGGTGCAGTGCTTATCAGTGA
- a CDS encoding ribonucleotide-diphosphate reductase subunit beta, translating into MLSFDDDITTSHPARPAPQPAPQMAQPAAAAPAYDHNNIAQQDTNRVSAVDKRVINGQTDVNQLVPFKYKWAWEKYLATCANHWMPQEVNMQRDIELWKNPNGLTEDERRVVKRNLGFFVTADSLAANNIVLGTYRQITAPECRQFLLRQAFEEAIHTHAYQYIVESLGLDEGEVFNAYHEIKSIRDKDEFLIPFIDSLTDPAFKTGTFETDQQLLKSIIVFACIMEGLFFYVGFVQILALGRQNKMTGAAEQYQYILRDESMHCNFGIDLINTIKLENPQLWTDAFKAELTELFKKAVDLEYAYAEDTMPRGVLGLNAPMFKEYLRFIANRRMQQIGLDTLFPGATNPFPWMSEMIDLKKEKNFFETRVIEYQSGGALSWD; encoded by the coding sequence ATGCTGAGCTTTGACGACGACATCACCACCAGCCACCCCGCGCGCCCTGCCCCGCAGCCCGCACCGCAGATGGCCCAGCCGGCCGCTGCCGCGCCCGCGTACGACCACAACAACATCGCCCAGCAAGACACCAACCGCGTCTCCGCCGTCGACAAGCGTGTCATCAACGGCCAGACCGACGTCAACCAGCTCGTGCCGTTCAAGTACAAATGGGCCTGGGAAAAATACCTCGCCACCTGCGCCAATCACTGGATGCCGCAGGAAGTGAACATGCAGCGCGACATCGAGCTGTGGAAGAACCCCAACGGCCTCACCGAAGACGAGCGCCGCGTCGTCAAGCGCAACCTGGGCTTCTTCGTCACCGCCGACTCGCTCGCCGCCAACAACATCGTGCTCGGCACCTACCGCCAGATCACCGCGCCCGAGTGCCGCCAGTTCCTGCTGCGCCAGGCGTTTGAAGAAGCGATCCACACCCACGCCTACCAGTACATCGTCGAAAGCCTGGGGCTGGACGAAGGCGAAGTGTTCAACGCCTACCACGAGATCAAGTCGATCCGCGACAAGGACGAATTCCTGATCCCGTTCATCGACAGCCTGACCGACCCCGCCTTCAAGACCGGCACCTTCGAAACCGACCAGCAGCTGTTGAAGTCCATCATCGTCTTCGCCTGCATCATGGAAGGCCTGTTCTTCTACGTCGGCTTCGTGCAAATCCTCGCACTGGGCCGCCAGAACAAGATGACCGGCGCCGCCGAGCAATACCAGTACATCCTGCGCGACGAATCGATGCACTGTAACTTCGGCATCGACCTGATCAACACCATCAAGCTCGAAAACCCGCAACTGTGGACCGACGCCTTCAAGGCCGAGCTCACCGAGCTGTTCAAGAAAGCCGTCGACCTCGAATACGCCTACGCCGAAGACACCATGCCGCGCGGCGTGCTCGGCCTCAACGCGCCGATGTTCAAGGAATACCTGCGCTTCATCGCCAACCGCCGCATGCAACAGATCGGCCTCGACACCCTGTTCCCAGGAGCGACCAATCCATTCCCGTGGATGAGCGAAATGATCGACTTGAAGAAAGAGAAGAACTTCTTCGAGACGCGGGTAATTGAATACCAATCGGGTGGGGCGTTGAGCTGGGATTGA